A genome region from Eremothecium cymbalariae DBVPG#7215 chromosome 4, complete sequence includes the following:
- the YKE4 gene encoding Zn(2+) transporter YKE4 (similar to Ashbya gossypii ADL096W) — protein MCRVLLVALTLLAPVLCHGKHSYELKSGYFDVAMGYLFPFCSRYNSLLATLYLSMVPGLMAFVIPGLRTSSDDALFLPLMVSFAFGGLMGDVLLCLLPEIFRSNELDTAGRIIDMMRNPEEKVVSELIKLSQYRGSPPSLSFAVFTGFVLFMGIDKMVRIMNGDDSGADGHSHSHLHAYPEDSAEAIQSSSEVHSEKSLIKKNKKDQKSVKSSSAIIKNQVDSKESTKKSKNVVPSSLRTPVYLNLISSFAHNFTDGLALATAFYTSRTVGITTTIAVLMHEIPHELGDIAIAISSGFSFKYALKSHIITSIGAMVGTLIGCAINELGIYNTFSPQIIPEIGIPIKFTTDAIQLLGVSFQDLLLPITTGGFIYIGTVGIVPELLKTRNPNNTSKECISSLLQLGAMCAGFGLIFLMKE, from the coding sequence ATGTGTAGAGTTTTATTGGTAGCATTGACGTTGTTAGCACCAGTATTGTGCCATGGCAAACATAGTTATGAGTTAAAGTCAGGGTATTTTGATGTTGCAATGGGGTATTTATTTCCATTCTGTTCTCGTTACAACTCATTGTTAGCTACACTATACCTGTCCATGGTTCCTGGATTGATGGCGTTCGTTATTCCAGGGTTGAGAACCAGTAGTGATGATGCTTTGTTTCTACCTCTTATGGTTTCGTTTGCGTTTGGCGGGTTGATGGGTGACGTGCTGCTTTGCCTATTACCAGAAATATTTCGTTCAAACGAACTAGATACGGCAGGAAGGATTATTGATATGATGAGGAATCCAGAAGAGAAGGTTGTTAGTGAGTTAATCAAGCTGTCGCAATACAGGGGCAGCCCGCCTTCCCTAAGTTTTGCTGTTTTTACTGGGTTCGTACTCTTCATGGGCATTGACAAGATGGTAAGAATAATGAATGGCGATGACTCTGGCGCAGATGGTCACTCTCACTCTCACTTGCACGCCTACCCTGAAGACTCGGCCGAAGCCATTCAGTCCTCTTCAGAGGTTCATAGTGAAAAATCGttaataaagaagaataagaaGGATCAAAAATCTGTAAAATCGTCCTCAGcaataattaaaaaccaAGTTGATAGTAAAGAGTCGACcaaaaaatccaagaatGTTGTACCATCTTCTCTACGGACACCCGTGTATTTAAACTTGATTTCAAGCTTTGCCCACAACTTCACTGATGGCCTTGCTCTCGCGACAGCTTTTTACACCTCCAGAACTGTTGGAATCACCACTACCATTGCCGTGTTGATGCATGAAATCCCCCATGAGCTAGGTGATATTGCGATCGCAATTTCAAGTGGTTTTTCCTTCAAATACGCCTTGAAGTCACATATTATAACATCCATTGGTGCCATGGTCGGCACCCTTATCGGCTGCGCCATTAACGAATTGGGTATCTACAACACCTTCAGTCCACAAATAATCCCAGAAATTGGCATTCCTATCAAGTTCACAACTGATGCAATACAATTACTCGGCGTCTCATTTCAAGATCTTCTGTTGCCAATCACTACTGGTGGGTTTATATACATCGGCACAGTGGGCATTGTTCCTGAGCTACTAAAGACCAGAAATCCAAATAACACCTCCAAAGAGTGCATTAGCAGCCTGCTACAACTAGGTGCAATGTGTGCAGGCTTTGGACTTATTTTCCTCATGAAAGAGTAG
- the RSC8 gene encoding Rsc8p (similar to Ashbya gossypii ADL097W): protein MNEPMDVQENNLEMENETAPLSNAGTVNSSVPVLPHLQQQQQQQEQSKVDYEQEAQKLEDKAARFLAKQAHPVIVPSFASWFQFNDIHELERRALPDFFNDSSRFKTPKTYKDVRNFIVNTYRLSPYEYLTITAVRRNIAMDVASIVKIHKFLEEWGLINYQIDPRSKPSLLGPAFTGHFQVVLDTPQGLKPFVPPDVAEIPIETNGSGGSAASNGETNSTDEEPSANSSSVATPYSTAPKVKVEFKQPKPFPVNLSLRKNIYDSIHDFNALRSQQQQSKQIHKTYACFTCGNDAVGVRYHNLRSGVNNLCSRCFQEGHFGANFHASDFIKLENMMRSSKYWSDQELLLLLEGIEMYEDNWEKIVDHVGGSKTLEECVEKFLTLPIEDKYINGIVPQDSKDGNKVEEFVTKDAVSATIQALLNGINDKVLKEDIPRSAKQISEKYLQEAHIVTHDLVQLTLEKLDLKFRQLDSVEAALKVERDKYARETEKQRNDRLSLSKQVTDINKDLTKLNISKKLVLLSEQADSGVALVEKESNANEEELKKIAQQDLESVSKAQPQLYKPWSL, encoded by the coding sequence ATGAATGAACCGATGGACGTTCAAGAGAATAATTTGGAGATGGAGAATGAGACAGCACCTTTGAGCAATGCGGGAACAGTTAATTCTTCTGTTCCCGTGTTGCCCCACttgcagcaacaacaacaacaacaggaACAATCGAAGGTAGACTATGAACAGGAGGCTCAGAAATTGGAAGATAAGGCGGCGCGGTTTTTAGCGAAGCAGGCGCATCCTGTGATTGTTCCTTCGTTTGCGTCATGGTTCCAATTCAATGATATACATGAGCTGGAGAGACGTGCATTGCCCGACTTTTTTAACGATTCATCACGTTTTAAAACGCCGAAAACGTACAAGGATGTGCGTAACTTTATTGTGAATACATATAGATTATCACCATATGAGTACTTAACCATTACCGCTGTGAGAAGAAACATTGCGATGGATGTTGCATCGATTGTAAAGATTCACAAGTTTTTGGAGGAGTGGGGGTTGATTAACTATCAAATTGATCCCAGATCAAAGCCATCTCTATTGGGGCCTGCGTTTACAGGTCATTTTCAGGTTGTGTTAGATACCCCGCAAGGATTGAAGCCCTTTGTACCTCCCGATGTAGCGGAAATTCCGATTGAAACGAATGGGTCTGGTGGTTCTGCGGCTTCCAATGGAGAAACGAACTCTACTGACGAGGAGCCCTCTGCAAATTCCAGCAGTGTGGCCACGCCTTACTCGACTGCGCCTAAAGTAAAGGTGGAGTTCAAGCAACCCAAGCCGTTCCCTGTAAACCTTTCTCTGCGGAAGAACATTTATGATTCGATTCACGATTTCAATGCGTTGCGTTCGCAGCAACAGCAATCTAAACAGATCCACAAGACATATGCCTGCTTTACATGTGGTAATGACGCAGTGGGGGTACGCTACCATAATCTGCGTTCTGGTGTTAATAATTTGTGTTCCCGCTGTTTCCAAGAAGGCCATTTTGGTGCCAATTTTCATGCGTCCGATTTCATaaagttggaaaatatGATGCGCAGCAGTAAATATTGGTCTGATCAGGAATTGTTGTTACTTTTAGAAGGTATTGAAATGTACGAAGATAACTGGGAAAAGATTGTAGATCATGTAGGTGGATCTAAGACCTTGGAGGAATGTGTTGAGAAATTTTTAACATTGCCAATTGAAGATAAATACATTAACGGAATTGTCCCACAAGATTCAAAGGATGGTAACAAAGTCGAGGAGTTTGTAACCAAGGATGCCGTAAGCGCAACGATACAGGCATTATTAAATGGCATTAATGACAAGGTTCTAAAAGAAGACATTCCAAGATCAGCCAAACAAATATCCGAAAAATACTTACAAGAAGCACACATTGTCACACATGATTTGGTACAGTTAACTTTGGAGAAGCTAGATCTCAAGTTTAGACAACTTGACTCTGTTGAGGCTGCATTGAAAGTAGAACGTGACAAATACGCCCGGGAGacagaaaaacaaagaaacgACAGATTATCTTTAAGCAAGCAAGTGACAGACATTAACAAGGATTTGacaaaattaaatatatccaaaaaacTAGTACTACTGTCCGAACAGGCCGATTCTGGCGTTGCCTTAGTAGAAAAAGAGTCTAACGCCAACGAAGaggaattaaagaaaatagcTCAGCAGGATTTAGAAAGTGTGTCTAAGGCCCAACCACAATTATACAAGCCGTGGTCGTTGTAA
- the ERG28 gene encoding Erg28p (similar to Ashbya gossypii ADL100W), whose translation MFSFQDAFHLAHVTHSKPTGVSAGYLPKWLLLISVISVFNSIQTYVSQDLTRKVYEGKPSETTALSARMFGTWTFVSAVIRLYGVFFLHEEHIFQLTFISYAIALFHFLTEWLIFGTCRLGKGSLGPFVVATTSLVWMYLTKEYYTGVGWHF comes from the coding sequence atgttttcttttcaggACGCTTTTCATTTGGCGCATGTGACACATTCAAAGCCTACTGGTGTATCGGCAGGATATCTACCAAAATGGTTGCTGTTGATTTCGGTTATTTCTGTCTTCAATTCGATTCAGACGTATGTTAGTCAAGACCTGACACGTAAAGTTTATGAAGGGAAGCCTAGTGAAACAACGGCGTTGAGTGCTAGGATGTTTGGTACTTGGACTTTTGTTTCAGCTGTTATTAGGCTGTATggtgttttctttttacaTGAGGAGCACATATTTCAGTTAACGTTCATTTCGTATGCTATTGCGCTCTTTCACTTTTTAACTGAATGGTTGATTTTCGGGACGTGCAGGTTGGGGAAAGGTTCATTGGGCCCATTTGTTGTTGCCACTACGTCTTTAGTTTGGATGTACCTCACTAAGGAGTATTATACAGGTGTTGGATGGCATTTTTAG
- the CAP2 gene encoding F-actin-capping protein subunit beta (similar to Ashbya gossypii ADL101C) — MSEEKFDAALALLSRLDPENLVANIKAIIELEPELAGDLLSSVDTPLKVKSDTDFQNTEFLCCDYNRDIDSHRSPWSNEYLPKLSSEELTESPFPSDSLRQLEIAMNESMDIYRDLYYEGGVSSAYLWDLDEATDDFAGVVLFKKGLESVNRWDSIHVFEVINTGSHDFTYRITTTIILHLERQGNNNVTLSGNLTRQTEKSVTLNGAGSEEKVHLAHITNLGSTIEEVESQMRGLLEVVYFDKSRDIYHELRNDSALADKLNKHKHQELIKGLQGL; from the coding sequence ATGTCAGAGGAAAAATTCGATGCAGCATTAGCTTTGCTAAGCAGGTTAGATCCTGAAAACTTAGTGGCGAATATTAAGGCGATAATTGAACTGGAACCGGAGTTGGCTGGAGATTTGTTGTCATCCGTCGATACCCCATTGAAAGTTAAATCAGACActgattttcaaaacaCAGAGTTTCTGTGTTGCGATTACAATCGCGATATTGATTCCCATAGGTCGCCATGGTCGAACGAGTATCTTCCTAAGTTGTCCAGCGAGGAGCTAACTGAAAGCCCATTCCCAAGCGACTCTCTAAGACAGCTGGAGATAGCGATGAATGAGTCTATGGATATATATCGTGATCTTTACTACGAAGGGGGGGTCTCTTCAGCCTACCTTTGGGACTTGGATGAGGCAACGGACGATTTTGCAGGGGTTgtccttttcaaaaagggCCTCGAGAGTGTCAATCGTTGGGACAGTATCCATGTTTTTGAGGTCATTAATACCGGCAGTCATGATTTTACGTATCGTATAACCACCACTATTATATTGCATTTGGAAAGACAAGGCAATAATAATGTTACGTTGTCTGGGAATCTGACAAGGCAAACCGAGAAAAGTGTGACGCTCAATGGTGCTGGCAGTGAGGAAAAAGTACATCTGGCACATATCACAAACCTTGGGAGTACAATAGAAGAGGTCGAATCTCAGATGAGAGGGCTCCTAGAAGTCGTCTATTTCGACAAGAGCAGAGATATCTACCATGAATTGAGAAACGACTCAGCTCTCGCAGACAAACTAAATAAACACAAGCACCAGGAGTTGATCAAAGGTCTCCAAGGGTTGTAG
- the CKA1 gene encoding casein kinase 2 catalytic subunit CKA1 (similar to Ashbya gossypii ADL102C) → MKSRVYSEARVYTRALAPLGEEYWDYENTTIDWRSNNSQYEIEMKVGRGKYSEVFQGVQLSTKNKVVIKMLKPVKKKKIKREIKVLTNLSNETNPPTAQEAFSKDEYYSNEDSEVRKFNRYSEVYMLPHNGHENIIHLLDVIKDSVSKTPALVFEYVDNVDFRILYPTFTDMDIRYYMFELLKALDYCHSMGIMHRDVKPHNVMIDHKQRKLRLIDWGLAELYHPNEEYNVRVASRFFKGPELLVDYRMYDYSLDLWSFGTMLASMVFMKEPFFHGRSNTDQLVKIVRVLGSEDFEKYLMKYQITLPREFMDMDQYIRRPWKRFINDTNRHLCDNEEVIDLIDNVLKYDHHERLTAREAMQHPWFAPIRNGAYKM, encoded by the coding sequence ATGAAATCAAGAGTATATAGTGAGGCTCGTGTTTATACGCGGGCTCTTGCACCTCTTGGCGAGGAATATTGGGATTATGAAAACACGACAATAGACTGGAGAAGTAACAACAGTCAATATGAGATCGAGATGAAAGTTGGACGTGGGAAATATTCAGAAGTTTTCCAAGGGGTACAGTTGTCTACTAAGAATAAAGTAGTTATCAAGATGTTAAAGCctgtaaaaaaaaagaagattaagAGAGAGATTAAAGTTTTGACGAATTTATCTAATGAAACCAATCCACCAACAGCACAGGAGGCTTTCAGCAAGGATGAGTATTACAGCAATGAGGATAGTGAGGTGCGGAAGTTTAATAGGTATTCTGAGGTTTATATGTTGCCTCACAATGGCCATGAGAATATTATTCACTTATTAGATGTGATTAAAGATTCGGTTTCCAAGACCCCAGCATTAGTGTTTGAGTACGTCGATAATGTAGATTTCCGTATTTTGTACCCAACATTTACAGATATGGATATCCGTTATTATATGTTTGAACTATTAAAAGCATTAGATTATTGTCACTCTATGGGAATTATGCATCGTGATGTTAAGCCACACAATGTAATGATCGACCACAAGCAACGTAAATTGAGATTAATTGATTGGGGACTTGCTGAGTTGTATCACCCTAATGAAGAATACAACGTTCGGGTTGCTTCCAGGTTCTTCAAAGGGCCCGAGTTGTTGGTAGACTATAGAATGTATGATTATTCTTTGGATCTATGGTCCTTTGGAACTATGCTAGCATCTATGGTTTTCATGAAAGAACCATTCTTCCATGGCAGAAGTAATACAGATCAACTAGTTAAAATAGTTCGCGTGCTTGGAAGcgaagattttgaaaagtatttgatgaaataCCAGATCACATTACCAAGGGAATTCATGGATATGGACCAGTACATCAGAAGACCTTGGAAAAGATTTATTAATGATACTAATAGACATTTGTGTGacaatgaagaagttaTAGATTTGATTGACAATGTGTTGAAATATGATCATCATGAGAGGTTGACTGCCAGAGAAGCCATGCAACATCCTTGGTTCGCGCCAATAAGAAATGGCGCATACAAGATGTGA
- the MEI4 gene encoding Mei4p (similar to Ashbya gossypii ADL103W) produces MSWLLPTYRTFRWSIVLPSLPAEIFDVVNALQLFIVSHYSFHSGNEPVVKYVTQTLYYKFILEQWDKDIQGFHKNRHLGGLFREYQTVASFDWARLFRQQRRMIVMILRFRAKYNKNGNMVVRCVMYILQILESMTRCYLNLQRCGSSKPLTHKKAYVEIYNERSRNFDTKYVTEMMNVVKRHHDSIKKVEMMIKETFKLLGALNWKELQFTKKDQHELMCYRKFIQCSLLLTDNTTLIANFRLVINSWPTKS; encoded by the coding sequence ATGTCGTGGCTATTACCTACTTACAGGACATTCAGATGGAGTATAGTGCTTCCATCACTTCCTGCTGAAATCTTTGATGTGGTTAATGCTTTGCAGTTGTTTATTGTCAGTCATTATTCGTTTCATTCAGGCAATGAACCTGTGGTCAAATACGTGACTCAAACATTGTATTATAAGTTCATCCTTGAGCAATGGGATAAAGACATACAAGGTTTCCATAAAAACCGTCATTTGGGGGGGTTATTTAGAGAATACCAGACGGTAGCTTCGTTTGATTGGGCTAGATTATTCAGACAACAAAGACGAATGATCGTTATGATCTTAAGATTCCGTGCCAAATACAACAAGAATGGTAATATGGTCGTTCGATGCGTGATGTATATTCTGCAGATTTTGGAAAGTATGACAAGGTGTTATCTAAACTTACAGAGATGTGGTTCAAGCAAACCTCTTACACATAAGAAAGCATATGTGGAAATCTATAATGAACGATCGAGGAATTTTGATACAAAGTACGTTACAGAGATGATGAACGTAGTCAAGAGACACCATGACTCTATAAAGAAGGTAGAAATGATGATTAAAGAAACTTTTAAACTTCTCGGTGCGTTAAATTGGAAGGAGCTCCAATTCACTAAAAAGGATCAACATGAGCTAATGTGCTATCGCAAGTTTATTCAGTGCTCATTACTACTAACAGATAACACAACACTTATTGCCAATTTCAGACTTGTAATAAATAGCTGGCCAACAAAATCGTAG
- the CST6 gene encoding Cst6p (similar to Ashbya gossypii ADL104W), translating into MIQESLSPFFQPFGIDVSRFPMTNPPIFQSALANYNAPPRRRRISISNGQIGQMGQLADDYDLIESIYDIQPPPMPLKRVMNANGKVQFKQPNYHESMPPHAVPATSFPHEFADPAQQAKPLDTQNGNVLSSVKEVPSDTPLTVPATHPSQSQSQQAPPPLSLPPLPQQQQEQRQRQHEPQEQGQQQQQNPNLRPVLPTAEHRIHTLDSPDHDNYKMQFSMMSQDVGSLPGTASWKRARLLERNRIAASKCRQRKKVAQQQLQKDVKSLTKENKVMRKKLDYYQKLVNKFKKFMELHMDSCGGNKDGIKVIEEMLKIDHDLDEDEDGTLVFTNSDEK; encoded by the coding sequence ATGATCCAAGAGTCTCTATCGCCATTCTTCCAGCCGTTTGGGATAGATGTGTCAAGGTTTCCCATGACTAATCCTCCGATTTTTCAGTCGGCATTAGCCAACTACAACGCACctccaagaagaaggaggatTTCTATTTCCAATGGTCAGATTGGCCAGATGGGTCAACTTGCAGATGACTATGATCTTATCGAGAGCATATATGATATACAACCTCCTCCAATGCCCCTGAAACGGGTTATGAATGCCAACGGGAAGGTCCAATTCAAGCAGCCTAATTATCATGAGTCGATGCCGCCCCACGCCGTCCCTGCAACTTCCTTTCCGCATGAATTTGCAGATCCTGCACAACAGGCAAAGCCTTTAGATACGCAAAATGGTAACgttctttcttctgttAAGGAAGTTCCAAGCGATACTCCGCTCACAGTCCCTGCTACTCATCCATCACAATCACAATCACAACaagcaccaccaccgctGTCACTGCCGCCATTGccgcagcaacagcaggaACAGCGACAGCGACAGCATGAACCACAAGAACAAgggcagcagcaacaacaaaaccCTAATCTCCGGCCGGTGCTCCCCACAGCAGAACATCGTATCCATACACTAGATAGTCCGGATCATGATAATTATAAGATGCAGTTTAGCATGATGTCTCAGGACGTTGGTTCTTTGCCCGGCACCGCGTCTTGGAAAAGAGCACGACTCTTAGAGCGTAACCGTATTGCAGCTTCCAAGTGTAggcaaagaaagaaagtcgcacaacaacaacttcaaaaagaCGTTAAGTCCCTTACTAAAGAAAATAAGGTTATGAGAAAGAAGCTGGACTACTATCAAAAACTGgttaataaatttaaaaaatttatGGAACTACACATGGACTCCTGTGGTGGTAACAAAGACGGTATCAAGGTTATTGAGGAAATGTTAAAAATCGACCATGACTTGGAcgaggatgaagatggtacTCTAGTGTTTACGAACAGCGACGAGAAGTGA
- the SPO73 gene encoding Spo73p (similar to Ashbya gossypii ADL105C), protein MSLSGCGQQVERTNKGGFNGGLRVAEQVIVENQRGITVFGYPFFSNKLLIPKVDPPQFHTEKDHLPISTATSNYYGNTNNKLLLPLNFRHLGFASGGVGGGERSEGEGSSEVGGSSSGSTFGVSSHGRVEGQDEEFAWFVSMDHQGQYDIDDQGWCYSWSFRSKYWKGKNGFVRKRFWIRLPTRNDNLGYCGHQHQNHVGTRTSYGRTDAVSTIVEEEEEQQCQIEPPQLGKQETAVLEDEHNNCNTSNSSKSNDSSTKSSTNKDNNNQEEEEIDAPECRIMDINSNGPRIAQIPQPTTGATGSTSENSAEALWRQISTTEGVMSSIKGLCVNNLNRSGSDEDDADDQFTDAIDISDVDEHLEVYKLYHQREENQVFSDILDKLIFELNNLSLDRQKLELLDEFVRDKLSSINRQDLQRVLRDPKSNFIEQVLSSLQFDVSRRKFLDKWITGIR, encoded by the coding sequence ATGAGTTTGTCAGGATGTGGGCAGCAGGTGGAAAGGACGAATAAAGGGGGGTTTAATGGAGGGCTGAGGGTTGCAGAGCAGGTTATAGTTGAGAATCAGCGAGGGATCACGGTGTTCGGGTATCCATTTTTTTCGAATAAGTTGTTAATTCCTAAGGTTGATCCTCCGCAGTTTCACACGGAGAAGGACCATCTGCCTATTTCAACGGCTACGTCAAATTACTATGGGAATACGAATAATAAACTTTTGTTGCCGTTAAATTTCCGGCACTTGGGGTTTGCTTCTGGGGGAGTCGGGGGAGGGGAGAGATCTGAGGGCGAAGGTAGTAGTGAAGTAGGAGGATCTAGTAGTGGTAGTACGTTTGGAGTTAGTAGTCATGGTCGGGTAGAGGGACAGGATGAAGAGTTTGCGTGGTTTGTTTCTATGGATCATCAGGGACAGTATGATATTGACGATCAAGGATGGTGTTATAGTTGGTCATTTAGGAGCAAGTATTGGAAGGGAAAGAATGGGTTTGTGCGGAAGCGGTTTTGGATCCGCCTTCCAACTCGGAACGACAATTTAGGGTATTGTGGTCATCAGCATCAGAATCATGTAGGGACGAGGACGAGTTATGGACGTACAGATGCCGTTTCTAcaattgttgaagaggaggaagagcAGCAGTGCCAGATTGAACCACCACAGCTTGGAAAACAGGAGACCGCTGTTCTGGAAGATGAACACAACAACTGCAACACCAGTAACAGCAGCAAAAGCAACGACAGCAGCACCAAAAGCAGCACCAACAAAGATAACAACAATcaggaggaagaagagataGACGCACCTGAATGCAGAATAATGGATATTAACAGCAACGGACCGAGAATTGCTCAAATTCCCCAACCTACAACAGGCGCAACAGGCTCAACATCTGAAAACTCTGCAGAGGCATTATGGAGGCAAATATCCACGACTGAAGGTGTCATGTCGTCCATAAAGGGCTTATGTGTTAATAATTTGAATAGGAGTGGTAGTGATGAAGACGATGCCGATGATCAATTTACTGATGCCATAGATATTTCTGATGTAGATGAACATTTGGAAGTCTACAAGCTTTATCACCAAAGGGAGGAGAACCAGGTATTCTCCgatattttggataaaCTTATTTTCGAGTTGAACAACTTGTCATTAGATAGGCAGAAATTAGAATTATTGGACGAGTTTGTAAGGGACAAACTATCCTCAATTAACAGACAGGACTTGCAGCGCGTTCTTCGTGAcccaaaatcaaactttaTCGAACAAGTGTTATCTAGTTTGCAGTTTGACGTTTCCAGAAGAAAATTCTTGGATAAATGGATTACAGGTATAAGATGA